A stretch of the Lytechinus variegatus isolate NC3 chromosome 5, Lvar_3.0, whole genome shotgun sequence genome encodes the following:
- the LOC447797 gene encoding G2/mitotic-specific cyclin-B produces the protein MMAHTARNSNMNTLGFKKLQNLDNENAGARLGAKSMAVQKPAQRAALGNISNTMRTTQVAGKKVVKKDARTKTMVKSKATSSLQSVASLPVPVDNSKPDICRSPLPQVVDKMEVDSVESAIEAFSQQLIDLQVEDIDKDDSDNPQLCSEYVKEIYLYMRSLEKRMAVPAAYLDREGQLTGRMRHILVDWLVQVHLRFHLLQETLFLTVQLIDRFLVDHTVSKGKLQLVGVTAMFIASKYEEMYPPEINDFVYITDQAYTKSQIRQMEIVMLKGLGYNLGKPLCLHFLRRNSKAAMVDPQKHTLAKFLMEITLPEYSMVQYDPSEIAAAALYMSMRLLGSEEDGWGAKMTHYSMYNEDHIRPIVRKMAQAVIRNDAMTEKYHAVKTKYRSSRFMNISTLPELESDLIKSLAEDGEERM, from the exons ATGATGGCTCATACCGCAAGAAATTCAAAT ATGAATACTCTTGGTTTTAAAAAGCTGCAGAATCTTGACAATGAGAACGCTGGTGCAAGGCTTGGTGCAAAGAGCATGGCTGTTCAAAAGCCTGCACAGAGGGCTGCTCTGGGTAACATCAGTAACACAATGCGAACCACACAGGTTGCtggtaaaaag GTTGTGAAGAAAGATGCAAGGACAAAAACGATGGTAAAATCCAAGGCTACGTCATCACTTCAATCTGTAGCTAGTTTACCTGTTCCTGTAGACAACTCCAAGCCAGATATCTGCAGGTCACCATTGCCACAAGTAGTTGACAAAATGGAGGTAGATTCTGTGGAATCGGCGATTGAAGCATTTTCTCAACAACTGATCGAT CTGCAAGTAGAAGACATCGACAAAGACGACAGTGACAACCCTCAGCTGTGTAGTGAATATGTCAAAGAGATCTACCTGTACATGAGGAGCTTAGAGAAGAGAATGGCCGTGCCCGCTGCCTATCTAGATAGGGAAGGTCAGCTGACGGGTCGTATGCGTCACATCCTTGTCGACTGGTTAGTTCAAGTTCATCTGAGATTTCATCTTCTCCAAGAGACACTCTTCCTCACAGTACAACTCATTGACAGATTCCTGGTT GATCACACGGTCTCAAAAGGAAAGCTTCAGCTTGTTGGTGTTACAGCGATGTTCATTGCCAGCAAGTATGAAGAGATGTACCCTCCTGAAATCAATGACTTTGTTTACATCACTGACCAAGCATACACCAAGTCACAGATCAGACAGATGGAGATTGTCATGTTGAAGGGGCTAGGCTACAATCTAGGCAAACCTCTGTGCCTTCACTTCCTCCGACGCAACTCAAAGGCAGCTATG GTTGACCCACAGAAGCATACTCTAGCGAAGTTCCTGATGGAGATTACTCTACCAGAATACAGCATGGTGCAATATGATCCATCTGAGATTGCTGCAGCAGCCCTCTACATGTCCATGAGATTATTAGGTTCAGAAGAAGACGGCTGGGGAGCTAAGATGACACATTACAGTATGTACAATGAAGATCACATCAGACCCATCGTTAGAAAGATGGCACAGGCTGTTATCAGGAATGATGCCATGACAGAAAAGTATCAT GCTGTAAAGACAAAATACCGCAGCAGTCGATTCATGAACATCAGTACTCTCCCAGAGCTGGAATCCGATCTTATCAAATCATTAGCAGAAGACGGTGAAGAACGTATGTGA